A portion of the Pedobacter cryoconitis genome contains these proteins:
- a CDS encoding IPT/TIG domain-containing protein yields the protein MKIIYKNPIVVCLTGLFFMLIFMTSCKKDAEGKGAPVITRVRTLVKPGDPKQTALDSTVTSGDAGSTYVIEGANLKYTNKVEFNGTEAYLNTALFSDHSIVVMIPATASWINQTGKLTLTSASGTTTFNFSIRQPAPVITELSQFTGDEGDIVTITGLRFDQVSSVKFGTADARVITATSTELKVSVPAAALGVVSVTTPGGTGTGPYMSYDGVAVPILLPFGFRHLFYDDKITAGYDFNFGGAIGDVNNTELVKRGSHSIKVTYTGNYAGYAVGSGDPVDLSDKTYVKFSIYGSAGTEGKVIKVGLNDFDNRQVSIVLHSGKWTTYVVPLERFQNATQPGKPSSLNWIGFQELSGNAPETIFLDDIGVY from the coding sequence ATGAAAATCATATATAAAAATCCTATAGTCGTTTGTCTGACAGGACTATTTTTCATGCTGATCTTTATGACCTCCTGTAAAAAAGATGCGGAAGGGAAGGGAGCACCGGTCATCACAAGGGTTCGTACCCTGGTTAAGCCGGGAGATCCTAAACAGACTGCTTTAGATTCTACTGTTACTTCTGGCGATGCCGGTAGTACATATGTGATCGAGGGTGCAAATCTGAAGTATACGAACAAGGTCGAATTTAATGGTACAGAAGCCTATTTGAATACGGCACTTTTTAGTGATCATAGCATTGTGGTTATGATTCCTGCTACTGCATCCTGGATAAATCAAACGGGCAAACTCACGCTGACCAGTGCATCGGGTACCACAACTTTTAATTTTAGTATCAGGCAGCCTGCTCCGGTTATCACAGAATTAAGCCAGTTTACAGGAGATGAAGGAGATATCGTGACCATCACTGGTTTGCGTTTTGATCAGGTGTCCAGTGTGAAATTTGGTACAGCAGATGCTAGGGTTATAACAGCAACAAGTACAGAACTTAAGGTGTCAGTACCTGCTGCTGCCCTTGGTGTAGTAAGTGTAACTACTCCTGGTGGAACCGGCACTGGTCCATATATGTCATACGATGGGGTAGCGGTGCCGATATTATTACCTTTTGGATTCAGACATCTGTTTTATGATGATAAAATAACAGCCGGTTATGACTTTAATTTTGGTGGTGCCATTGGAGATGTGAACAATACAGAGCTGGTTAAAAGGGGTAGTCATTCCATCAAAGTTACCTATACCGGCAATTATGCAGGATATGCCGTTGGCAGTGGCGATCCAGTAGACCTAAGTGATAAGACTTACGTTAAATTTTCTATTTATGGATCAGCAGGTACTGAAGGTAAGGTGATCAAGGTTGGATTGAACGATTTTGACAACCGTCAGGTAAGCATTGTGCTGCATTCAGGCAAATGGACAACTTATGTAGTCCCTCTGGAGCGTTTCCAAAATGCCACTCAGCCGGGCAAACCCAGCAGTCTGAATTGGATTGGGTTCCAGGAATTAAGCGGTAATGCGCCAGAGACAATTTTCCTGGATGATATTGGTGTATATTAA
- a CDS encoding RagB/SusD family nutrient uptake outer membrane protein → MKSYLIYIGCFIFIATVSSSCKKDFFNIPPQDALSTDNFYQNTEQVQASTTALYNSPWFDWNAKASWCISELLSGNAHTYSPDVINFGNFSVTGDNTQLLSAWNSLYSVVAQSNAVINNLKAKVPASVPATVVNNALGEARFMRAIAYFYLVRTWGNVPIIENSLDHVNNYQINTNPVTDIYQFIINDLKFAEENCTKMIRTGSVSQGRVSSGSATALLAKVYLYMRDYPNARLKAEQVINSGEFKLYGIDVAGKTYGDLFKTANNNNEESVAAIQWLGGSAYGHGNALQSFLAYNSEITGTGDGYGSVVPSIDLLTAYEPGDLRRKPTVMMQGDVYPEINQDKGGYKLPLGAVAQGMPAFIKKYVVGTPTDNAGKGAAFSTANNTYLMRYADVLLIEAEAVLAGAERTSDATALLPFNKIRKRAGLIPKTTMSIQDIYQERRMEFVFEADYWFDLGRMDGFNVTSHPKAIAVIANQERGIYSNTTPVVIWGQKYTPTNASFLLPYPTTESTLNPKLLLPPVPYNFK, encoded by the coding sequence ATGAAATCATATCTCATCTATATAGGTTGCTTTATTTTTATAGCCACTGTGAGCAGCAGCTGTAAAAAAGACTTTTTTAATATTCCGCCTCAGGATGCGCTCAGTACTGATAATTTTTACCAGAATACAGAGCAGGTACAGGCCAGCACTACGGCCTTATACAATTCTCCATGGTTTGACTGGAATGCGAAAGCTTCGTGGTGTATCTCTGAATTGTTAAGCGGTAATGCACATACCTATTCTCCCGATGTAATCAACTTTGGCAACTTCTCAGTAACTGGCGACAATACCCAATTGTTGTCGGCATGGAATTCCTTGTACAGCGTAGTTGCCCAATCAAATGCAGTCATTAATAACCTGAAAGCGAAAGTTCCCGCAAGTGTACCGGCAACAGTAGTAAATAATGCATTGGGTGAAGCCAGGTTCATGCGTGCTATCGCTTATTTTTATTTGGTGAGAACCTGGGGAAATGTACCGATTATAGAAAATAGTCTGGATCATGTAAACAACTATCAGATTAATACCAATCCGGTAACTGATATTTATCAGTTCATTATTAATGATCTTAAGTTTGCAGAAGAGAACTGCACTAAAATGATCAGAACCGGATCTGTTTCTCAGGGTAGGGTATCAAGTGGATCAGCAACTGCGCTATTGGCTAAAGTTTATCTGTATATGCGGGATTATCCCAACGCCCGCCTTAAAGCAGAACAGGTGATCAATAGCGGCGAGTTCAAATTGTATGGGATAGATGTTGCAGGGAAAACTTATGGCGATTTATTCAAAACAGCCAATAACAATAATGAAGAAAGTGTAGCCGCTATTCAATGGTTGGGCGGATCTGCTTATGGGCATGGAAATGCTTTACAGTCTTTCCTGGCCTATAATTCTGAAATTACCGGTACCGGAGATGGATATGGCAGTGTTGTGCCTTCAATCGACTTATTAACTGCTTATGAACCTGGTGACCTGAGAAGAAAGCCCACAGTGATGATGCAGGGGGATGTTTATCCGGAAATTAACCAGGATAAAGGAGGCTATAAGCTGCCACTTGGTGCTGTAGCGCAGGGGATGCCTGCATTTATAAAAAAATATGTGGTAGGCACACCCACGGACAATGCTGGTAAAGGAGCCGCATTTTCAACTGCAAATAATACCTATCTGATGCGGTATGCGGATGTCCTTTTAATTGAAGCGGAGGCTGTTCTTGCTGGTGCGGAGCGTACTTCTGATGCTACTGCGCTACTGCCGTTTAATAAAATCAGAAAACGGGCCGGATTGATCCCCAAAACAACAATGTCAATTCAGGATATTTATCAGGAACGCCGGATGGAATTTGTTTTTGAGGCCGATTATTGGTTTGATCTTGGCAGAATGGATGGATTTAACGTCACTTCCCATCCTAAAGCAATCGCAGTTATCGCTAATCAGGAAAGAGGGATTTATAGCAATACTACGCCTGTAGTTATTTGGGGACAAAAATATACGCCAACTAATGCAAGTTTTCTTTTGCCATATCCCACCACAGAGTCCACCCTCAATCCTAAATTATTATTGCCACCGGTACCTTACAATTTTAAATAG
- a CDS encoding TonB-dependent receptor, whose protein sequence is MRLTLLFFILTLMQVSANSFSQNLTLKHTNTAIVSVLKQIEKQTGYHLLFRRADIDKKYAINVNVINMPIEEAMRLVLKNTNLDFKIIKKTIILKKTTDLPVLATQIQEIEVSGVVSDEKGVTLPGVAVKVKGSKIAAVTDINGRYKISVPSVTGILVFSFIGMETQEITAGQKNVLNIVLKPQTTVLNDVVVIGYGTQKRADINGSISSVKAADIANVPQVSIDQLLQGRASGLTISQNSGAPGSNTSVRVRGITSLSGSNEPLYVIDGVPISGDASNQSTSGRSPLQASSSNANSQTTVSPLSLINPNDIESIDVLKDASATAIYGNRASNGVIIITTKRGKSGNSVISYDGYTGFQRVAKYMDVMNLKQYATLQNSLGDIYGTGRRTEFADPSILGEGTNWQKEIFRTATQQSHQLSVSGGKEGLNYYISGGYLGQDGTVIGSDFRRYSLRTNVDAQVKEWFKLGITLTANRSAENVITSDNNGIIYNALLQGPDLAVTNLDGSYTGPPASDPLASAAALNPVAQAQQIKNKLNRSNINTNIYNEIKFYKGLSLRSELGGDFNFSDNNVFTPSYSWGRFTNPTASLKERHQQSTFLIWKEYLNYNHTFGQQHNLNAILGYEVQESTWRGIEGTRQGFYSNDVQSLNLGQAITATNDEYIGTQRQESIYARAIYTYASKYSLTSTIRKDKTSKFAEGSQSGYFPSFAASWKLAEEPFMQGINKVVNGIKIRFGYGEVGNQDIPNYLYSSLLKSSQTGLGTGFLAGRIDNKALKWQTSIQYNGGIDMNFLNGKISTSLDFYKKTSKDFLFQLALPAYLVGGPDYLGGINPPYVNLGKINNVGFDLSISSHNISNEHFKWNTTLVFSHYKNEVKELGNGLTELFGTVTSAYLQTPVTRTVVGGSVGEFYGYKVKGIFKTDEQLQSAPVQFGRLVANNSSSTWLGDVQYVDINGDGKIDEKDRTEIGNPNPKFTYGITNTFSYKSFDFTLFLNGSYGSRIMNLLNNTMGNLAAVYQNQYAAYSNFWTPQNPNSNIPAPKIGIDNPNLLVSDRYVESGSFLRIQNVSLGYKVPSAWIKKLKLTNLKVYSSVQNLYTFTKYKGYDPEIGAMNQSALLNNIDLGRYPIARTITFGMNAQF, encoded by the coding sequence ATGAGACTAACTTTGCTTTTTTTTATTCTGACTTTAATGCAGGTTAGCGCAAATAGTTTTAGCCAGAATTTAACACTTAAACATACGAATACAGCTATCGTTTCTGTCCTGAAGCAAATTGAAAAACAGACTGGTTACCATTTACTTTTCAGGCGTGCCGACATCGATAAGAAATATGCAATCAATGTAAATGTAATCAATATGCCTATCGAAGAGGCTATGAGACTGGTTTTGAAAAACACAAACCTTGATTTCAAGATCATTAAAAAAACAATTATTCTTAAAAAGACGACGGATTTACCAGTGCTGGCTACCCAAATTCAGGAGATCGAAGTTTCTGGTGTCGTGAGTGATGAAAAAGGAGTGACACTTCCAGGAGTTGCTGTTAAAGTTAAGGGTTCAAAGATCGCTGCGGTAACTGATATCAACGGAAGATATAAAATCTCAGTTCCGTCAGTCACAGGAATCCTTGTGTTTTCCTTTATCGGCATGGAGACTCAGGAAATCACGGCTGGTCAAAAGAACGTGCTGAATATAGTATTAAAGCCGCAAACTACAGTGCTCAATGATGTCGTAGTGATTGGTTACGGAACTCAAAAACGGGCTGATATTAACGGATCGATTTCTTCTGTGAAGGCTGCTGATATTGCAAATGTACCTCAGGTCAGCATTGATCAGTTATTGCAAGGGAGGGCATCCGGACTAACCATTTCTCAGAATTCAGGAGCACCTGGCAGCAATACTTCCGTTCGCGTACGGGGGATCACTTCTTTAAGCGGCAGTAACGAACCCTTGTATGTAATAGATGGGGTGCCAATTTCGGGTGATGCCAGTAACCAAAGTACAAGTGGACGATCGCCCTTGCAGGCTTCCTCCTCAAATGCGAATTCACAGACTACCGTTAGTCCATTATCTTTGATCAATCCAAATGATATTGAGTCTATTGATGTATTAAAAGATGCATCTGCAACTGCAATCTATGGAAACAGGGCCTCTAACGGGGTGATTATTATCACTACCAAACGAGGTAAAAGTGGCAACTCGGTAATTAGTTACGACGGTTATACGGGTTTCCAAAGGGTAGCAAAATATATGGATGTGATGAATCTTAAACAATATGCCACACTCCAAAACTCATTGGGAGATATTTATGGAACCGGACGAAGAACAGAATTTGCAGACCCTTCAATATTAGGAGAAGGTACAAACTGGCAAAAAGAAATTTTCAGGACTGCTACTCAGCAAAGTCATCAGCTTTCAGTTTCTGGTGGTAAAGAAGGCCTTAATTATTATATCTCAGGTGGATATCTTGGGCAGGATGGTACAGTTATTGGCTCTGATTTTCGTCGCTATAGCCTGCGTACGAATGTGGATGCCCAGGTTAAGGAATGGTTTAAGCTTGGAATTACCCTGACTGCAAACCGTTCGGCAGAAAATGTAATTACGAGTGATAACAATGGTATTATTTACAATGCTTTGTTACAGGGGCCTGATCTTGCAGTAACAAATCTTGATGGTAGCTATACAGGGCCTCCGGCATCAGATCCGTTAGCATCCGCTGCCGCTTTAAACCCAGTGGCCCAAGCGCAGCAAATCAAAAATAAACTGAACAGGAGCAATATCAATACGAATATTTATAACGAAATAAAGTTCTATAAAGGACTGTCTCTAAGGTCAGAGCTGGGTGGAGACTTTAACTTTTCAGACAACAATGTTTTTACACCAAGCTATTCATGGGGGCGTTTCACCAATCCAACAGCTTCTTTAAAGGAGCGCCATCAGCAAAGTACATTTCTGATCTGGAAAGAATACCTGAATTATAACCATACTTTCGGACAGCAGCATAACCTGAATGCAATCTTAGGTTATGAAGTTCAGGAATCTACCTGGAGAGGTATTGAAGGAACACGTCAGGGCTTTTACAGTAATGATGTACAATCCCTGAATCTGGGGCAGGCCATCACTGCGACCAATGATGAATATATTGGTACACAGCGACAAGAATCAATATATGCCCGTGCCATCTATACCTACGCTTCAAAGTATAGCCTGACGTCTACGATCCGGAAAGACAAGACTTCTAAGTTTGCTGAAGGATCACAATCTGGCTATTTTCCTTCTTTTGCCGCATCCTGGAAATTAGCTGAGGAACCATTTATGCAGGGGATCAATAAAGTTGTGAATGGAATTAAAATCCGCTTTGGATATGGGGAAGTTGGTAATCAGGATATTCCTAATTATTTGTACAGTTCTTTATTGAAGTCATCTCAAACAGGTTTGGGTACAGGTTTTCTGGCAGGACGAATTGATAATAAGGCATTAAAGTGGCAAACATCAATTCAGTATAATGGTGGGATTGATATGAATTTCCTGAATGGTAAAATCAGTACAAGTCTGGATTTTTATAAAAAAACATCAAAGGACTTTCTGTTTCAACTGGCACTTCCTGCATACCTGGTGGGCGGGCCTGATTATTTAGGTGGTATCAACCCACCTTATGTGAATCTTGGAAAAATAAATAATGTAGGTTTTGATTTAAGTATCAGTTCACACAATATCAGTAATGAGCATTTTAAATGGAATACAACTTTGGTTTTTTCTCATTATAAAAATGAAGTGAAGGAATTGGGGAATGGGCTTACTGAGCTGTTCGGAACTGTAACCAGCGCCTATCTGCAAACACCTGTTACCCGTACAGTAGTAGGTGGATCAGTTGGTGAGTTTTATGGTTATAAAGTAAAAGGTATTTTTAAAACAGACGAACAACTTCAGTCTGCGCCTGTGCAGTTTGGCAGGCTTGTAGCGAATAACAGCAGCAGTACATGGCTTGGTGACGTTCAATATGTGGATATCAATGGTGACGGTAAAATAGACGAGAAGGATCGTACTGAGATTGGTAACCCTAATCCTAAATTTACCTATGGGATTACCAATACCTTCAGTTACAAATCCTTTGATTTTACATTGTTCTTAAACGGATCTTATGGTTCGAGAATTATGAATTTGCTGAACAATACTATGGGTAACCTGGCGGCTGTTTATCAGAACCAATATGCTGCCTACAGCAATTTCTGGACACCTCAAAATCCAAATTCCAATATTCCTGCACCGAAAATCGGGATTGACAATCCAAACCTGCTGGTCTCTGACAGATATGTGGAGAGCGGGTCCTTTTTAAGGATTCAAAACGTTAGTCTTGGTTACAAAGTACCTTCAGCATGGATCAAAAAACTAAAACTCACCAATCTGAAAGTGTATTCAAGTGTGCAGAATCTTTACACATTTACAAAATATAAAGGGTACGATCCGGAAATCGGGGCAATGAATCAAAGCGCACTTCTAAATAATATTGACCTGGGCAGGTATCCGATAGCCAGGACTATCACTTTTGGAATGAACGCACAATTTTAG
- a CDS encoding FecR family protein → MGKSIPVSLLKKYLSGSCTPGETAQVNQWFDSMDGVPEYIAGLSEEQRKLMENRVFERILHHIDTQGQQNVKSLPKKTIYSWKILVAAASLFLFLSTVVVWMHHPLSLSPKKILNSAQAVNIKPGGNKAVLTLGDGSSLILTEANLGTVADQQNVSVVKTAEGELSYKKGAWNNTSRIAYNTIATPVGGKYSVILPDGTKAWLNSKSSLRFPTSFIGPERKVQMTGEVYFEVTKNQKQPFKVFSGGTEISVLGTHFDVMDYEDEGRQKTTLLEGSIHLSSGKFAKLLKPGQQASVTVSGIQVNDNIDLEEVMAWRNNLFIFKDMEIEEIARQISRWYDVQVVFKGTPSKVLYTGTIAKDAELSEILSMLQFTGLKYELHNRLLTIIE, encoded by the coding sequence ATGGGCAAATCAATCCCTGTGTCCTTACTTAAAAAGTATCTTTCAGGTAGTTGTACTCCTGGCGAGACAGCGCAAGTTAACCAGTGGTTTGACAGTATGGATGGCGTACCGGAATATATTGCAGGTCTGTCAGAAGAACAACGCAAGTTAATGGAGAACAGAGTTTTTGAACGCATTCTCCATCACATCGATACACAAGGGCAACAAAATGTGAAGTCATTGCCCAAAAAAACAATTTATTCCTGGAAAATCCTGGTGGCTGCTGCATCACTGTTTCTGTTTTTGAGTACGGTGGTTGTTTGGATGCACCATCCTTTGTCACTTTCTCCAAAGAAAATTCTTAATTCAGCTCAAGCTGTAAATATTAAACCAGGTGGCAACAAGGCTGTGCTTACACTTGGTGACGGGTCCTCATTGATACTAACTGAGGCGAATCTGGGTACAGTAGCTGATCAGCAAAATGTAAGTGTGGTCAAAACTGCCGAAGGGGAGCTAAGCTATAAAAAGGGAGCTTGGAACAATACCTCAAGAATAGCATACAATACTATTGCAACGCCAGTTGGAGGAAAATACAGTGTTATATTACCTGATGGAACTAAAGCCTGGTTAAATTCTAAATCCAGTTTAAGGTTCCCGACTTCATTTATAGGGCCAGAACGGAAAGTACAAATGACTGGTGAAGTGTATTTTGAAGTTACAAAGAACCAGAAGCAGCCTTTTAAAGTGTTCTCAGGCGGAACAGAGATCAGTGTGCTGGGAACACATTTCGATGTAATGGACTATGAAGATGAAGGCCGTCAAAAAACAACTCTCTTAGAAGGTAGTATTCATCTTTCTTCAGGCAAATTTGCAAAACTTTTAAAACCAGGACAACAAGCCAGTGTAACTGTATCCGGCATACAGGTTAATGACAACATCGATCTGGAAGAAGTAATGGCCTGGAGAAACAACCTGTTTATCTTTAAAGATATGGAAATTGAAGAAATTGCCCGGCAAATATCCAGATGGTATGATGTTCAGGTTGTATTTAAAGGTACTCCCTCAAAAGTACTTTACACAGGTACGATAGCTAAAGATGCCGAACTTTCAGAAATTCTGAGTATGCTTCAATTTACCGGATTAAAGTATGAGTTGCACAATCGTCTGCTTACCATTATTGAATAA
- a CDS encoding RNA polymerase sigma-70 factor, with the protein MSNRHNHTDEELIVLFNENDVVAFKEIYVRYWYELYLITNKRLRSKEASEEIIQNFFTKFWTNRKKINIRGELKAYLHTAIRYSVIDHLAKEATKNNYLELISFNYKDTANTTEETVFLHEVEEGVNQVMSKLPAKCRRVFELSRQQHKSNKEIAELLGLSEKTVENHITNALKLFRIHFKYILIASPFAWLLF; encoded by the coding sequence ATGAGCAACCGGCATAACCATACCGATGAGGAACTGATCGTCCTGTTTAATGAAAATGATGTCGTTGCTTTCAAGGAAATTTATGTCAGGTATTGGTATGAGTTGTATCTGATCACCAATAAAAGATTAAGATCAAAAGAAGCTTCTGAAGAAATTATTCAGAATTTCTTCACAAAATTCTGGACTAATCGAAAAAAAATAAATATCAGAGGTGAACTGAAGGCTTATCTTCATACGGCTATCCGCTATTCGGTTATTGACCATCTGGCTAAAGAGGCTACGAAGAATAACTATCTTGAATTGATTTCTTTTAATTATAAGGATACTGCCAATACCACTGAAGAAACGGTGTTTTTGCATGAGGTGGAAGAGGGGGTGAATCAGGTCATGTCGAAATTACCTGCCAAATGCCGAAGGGTATTTGAACTGAGCAGGCAACAGCATAAATCAAATAAGGAAATTGCTGAATTATTGGGGCTCTCTGAAAAGACTGTAGAGAACCATATCACAAATGCTTTAAAACTTTTTAGAATACATTTTAAGTATATTCTGATAGCCTCACCCTTTGCCTGGTTATTGTTTTAA